The Tautonia marina genomic interval GTCATCTCGGCGTTGATCACCGCTGCCATTTACCTGTTCGCGGCGGGTGTTCGTGGCAGGAAGCCCGATTCGCTTGAGTTCTGAGGGTGCGTCAGGTAAGTGTTGCCGGTTAAGGTCGTCATGGCCCGGCCTATCCGACCTCACCGGAATCCCGCCTAACCTCGCGCTGCAGCGGACCCGGCTCGCCGCGGCGCTTCTTGGTCGTTCGGATGGCTTCCCTCGGCGGGCCGGTCCGCTGAGCTTGGTCGTTAGGCGGCTCGATTCGACCTAATAAATAATGGAGACATCTTGCGTCGCAAACTGGAATTTGGGGACCTGGATGCTGTGGTCGACGAATGCCGCCGCCTCTTGCGTTCGGGATATACTCGCCACGGCAACTGGTCGCTCGGACAAATCTGCAATCATATTGGGGCGACAATCGATGCAAGCGTCGACGGGTATCCGGCGTGGTCGGTGGTGCTCGGCTACCCCCTTCGTCCGTTTCTTCGCGGGTTTCTTTTACCTCGATTGATCCGGGGTGATTCACCCGCTGGGATTCGTACGGCTTCACGTTTTGTGCCCCCTTCCGACGTGTGTGACGCCGGTGAGTTCGAGGCTCTGCAGAAAAGCATCACTCGGTTCCGCGAGAGCACTGAGGCACTTATGCCTCATCCCGGTTTTGGTGCAATGTCGAAGGAATCGTTCGAGAGATTTCACGCCATGCATGCAGCACATCATTTAAGTTTCCTTGGCGATGCGAGAGGTCAAACAACGGGTCCCGGATAAGAGTTCGTTGCCCCGGAGCCGCGAAACGTGGCCGGGAGGCAGTGGTAGCCGTCTTCCGGGTGACTGTGGCGGCCTGCCCGCCGGTGCGTCGGTCCTGTAGAAGGCACTGGCCGGCGAGGGGGAAGCGATACCCGTTCAGGAAAGCTGCCTAACCTCGCACTGCAACGGACCCGGCCCGCCGCGGCGGCTTCCGATAACATCAAGGTCACCCTCGGCGGGCCGGTCCGCTGAGCTTGGTCGTTAGGCGTCCATGACACACCCACTGAAGTCCCATCCCATGATCTTCCATAGAATCACCCTGATCGCATTCGCTGCAAGTCTTGTGGCTGTGCTGGCGGCGCGCGAGGTCATCGCGTGCACCGGCATTACCCTCAAAGCCCGGGACGGCGCGGTGGTATACGGCCGGACGATGGAGTGGGGATCGTTCGATCTCAACTCGCAAGTGGTGATCTACCCCCGCGGGTACAAGTTCACGGCCCACACTCCCGACAAGAAGCCCGGCATGGCCTGGCAAGGGCCGTACGGGTTCGTCGGGCTCGACGGACTGGACGCGGAGGTTACCCTTGACGGCATGAACGAAAGGGGGCTCGCCGTCGGCGGGTTCTACCACCCCGGCTTCGCCGAGTATCAGAAGTACGATCCGGAAAAGGCCGGCCAAAGCATGGGCCCCGGCGATGTCATCGCGTATCTGCTTTCGACCTGTGCCACGGTCGACGAAGCCCGCGTCGCCATCAGCAAAGTCTACGTTACGCCCGTCATCGCGCCAGTGATCGCCATCCCCCCGCCAGCTCACTTCATCGTCGTCGAGCCCGGAGGCAAGGCAATCGTCATCGAGTATCTCAAAGGTGAGCTGGTGATCTTCGATGCGCCGCTGGGCGTGATCACCAACTCGCCGAGCTACGACTGGCACGAGACCAACCTGCGGAACTACCTGAACCTCTCGGCCGTCGCGCTGCCGAGCAAGAAGCTCGAGGACATGAACTTCGCACCATTGGGCGGCGGAAGCGGCATGATCGGCCTGCCGGGCGATTTCACGCCGCCCTCGCGGTTCGTTCGTGCCGTGGCGTTCACGCAATCGGCCCGAAAGACCGCGGACGGGCCGGAGACCGTGTACGAGTTGTTCCGCATCCTCGACAACTTCAA includes:
- a CDS encoding DUF1569 domain-containing protein; this translates as MRRKLEFGDLDAVVDECRRLLRSGYTRHGNWSLGQICNHIGATIDASVDGYPAWSVVLGYPLRPFLRGFLLPRLIRGDSPAGIRTASRFVPPSDVCDAGEFEALQKSITRFRESTEALMPHPGFGAMSKESFERFHAMHAAHHLSFLGDARGQTTGPG
- a CDS encoding linear amide C-N hydrolase, producing MIFHRITLIAFAASLVAVLAAREVIACTGITLKARDGAVVYGRTMEWGSFDLNSQVVIYPRGYKFTAHTPDKKPGMAWQGPYGFVGLDGLDAEVTLDGMNERGLAVGGFYHPGFAEYQKYDPEKAGQSMGPGDVIAYLLSTCATVDEARVAISKVYVTPVIAPVIAIPPPAHFIVVEPGGKAIVIEYLKGELVIFDAPLGVITNSPSYDWHETNLRNYLNLSAVALPSKKLEDMNFAPLGGGSGMIGLPGDFTPPSRFVRAVAFTQSARKTADGPETVYELFRILDNFNVPLGAAEGEGEATTRGMRSSTLWTTGWDTKNKALYYHTQNNRRVRKVDLTELNFAEGREKIRFPLDKEKVQDIEDVTPASK